Below is a genomic region from Cydia strobilella chromosome 24, ilCydStro3.1, whole genome shotgun sequence.
GCCCCGGAGCACGGCGGAGCGCAGAGGAGCGTCCTGGAGCATGGCGGAGCGCAGAGGAGCGCTTTTATGGGGCGCCATTTTGGGAGCATTAtcctttgttatggttttgctCCGCCGTCGGAGCACTTTTTTGGGGCGCCATTTTGGGAGCATTTCCTTATCGCTCCACCGTCGGAGCGTTGAGATGTGGTGCCATTTTGGGAGCATGTTTCTTGGTGGTGTACCCCAAGTAGCCTTCCTGATTGCCCACTCCCCCCATGGCCGCCCTTTCCGTGCCAATGTCTGGCCAGTGGTGAGCGAGACATTTCGCTTTCCTCTGACCCGACACCGGCACGGATGCAGCCATGGGTTGAGCGGGCCCCCTAGTCCGCCTTGGGGTGCCACGTCTCCTATACTGCCGTGGCTCCGTTCTGTCTCGCCGCTCTCCTTATGACGCCCTCCGCGAAGTCCACGAAGTGTTTCCTTATTCCGTCGTCCTCCAGCATCCTCACGAAGTTGCCCTCCGTAACACTCATATCTATTGCGCACTCACAGGCGTACCGCTCGGGGCCATACCTTGGGCATTCCGTGAGGATGTGTGTAACTGTCTCCACGGTTTGTCCGTCGCAGGAGCAATGGGGGTCGTTACTCAGCTTGAACCTGTGGAGGTATTGTTTGAAGCCCCCGTGCCCTGTTAGTAGTTGTGCGATGGTGTTCCTGTTACCCAGTCTCTCCATAATCCTTTTAGCGCCCCGCACATCCCGGAAGAACAGCTTCGTGCCTGAGGCTCTTTCCGTCTCCTCATATCTACTTTGCCACCTTCTCAGGGTCCTGGCTCTTATTATTCTTTTTGCGAACGAGAGAGGGAATTTGTTATACAGCGGGGTCTTTTCCGGGTCTAGGGCCGCCGCCTTGGCTAGCTGGTCCGCCCTCTCATTTCCTTCCAGGCCCACGTGCGCCTTTATCCAAGATAGCTCTATCGGATTTCCCCATGTTAGGGCCTCCTCCAGGTTTTCCCTGATTTTTACTGCTATCGGGTTAAGGGAGTTTGGGTCGGCAACTGCCTGAAGTGAGGACCTAGAGTCACAGTAGATCACTGTCCGGTGTTCCTTGTCCTTCGCCATGCTCGTGGCTTGGTAGAGTGCCATCATTTCGGCTTGGTACACCGAACAGTGATCCGCTAGCCTGAAGCTCGTACTGTCCCGCTCCTCCCCTCCCGACCACCATGTTATCGCGCCGCCTACCTTTCCTTGGATTTTGCTGCCATCCGTGTAGACCCTCCAGGTGTCCCCCTGGGAGGGCCCCTCCGTCAAGTCCTCCTCGGTTTTTGTGAGGCTAAAGGTGAGTCGTTTCCTATCTGCCGGATGCGGGAGTATCGACGGGTGGGCCCTAGGCTGCAGTTTCCCTTCCGGCAACTCCGGGAGGGTTTTGCCTCTCTTTACCTCATAGAGCTCCTTTTGCTCCTGCAGCCTAAGGTCCAGTGGTATTATTTGTGACAGGATTGCCGCTGAGACAGTGGATACTGTGCGGTGGGCTTTGGCTATTTTTATACCGAAAGCTCTGGTTATCCTGTCTAGTTTTTTCCTGGCGTGGACCCTAGTTGCTACACTTCCCCAGGCCCCAGCAGCGTAGAGTATTGTAGGCTCAACTACGGTGTAATAAATGGTTTTCAATATATCCGGGTTTAATCCCCATCGAGTCTTTGCCATTCTGCTTACCACTTTAAAAAGGTTCAGTGCCTTGGTGGAGACATTCTCTATGTGGAGTCCGAACCCCAGGTTTTCGTCTATTGTGAGACCTAGAAGTTTTAGTTTATTGTCCAGGGCGATTTGTGTCGACATCATCTGGAATGTTGGCGTGTCATATTTTAATTTGCGCGTTATTAAGATCGCTTGTGTCTTGTGTGGGGCGAACCGGAGCTTATGCTTCATGCCCCATCTTGCAACCATTTCTAACGCGTCATTGATCTTCCTGTTGAGTTCCTCAGTGGTGTTTGCCCTCGCCATGATGACTATATCATCTGCGAAAGCCTGCAGCTGGGCGCTTCCCCCTTCAGCCTCTCGCAGCAGGGGGTCCAGCTGCAAGTTCCACAGCAGTGGCCCTCCGATCGAGCCTTGGATGCATCCTCTTTCGGTTCTCCGCCTGACCGTCTTCCCGAGATAGTTGAGGGTCACGTTCCTGTCTTCCAAGTAGCTGGAGACGATGCCCATCAGCCACTGGTCTCCGCAGTGGGTACCTAGTTCCCTCAGGATTATTGGCCACCAAGCTCCGTCATCCAGGGAGACTATGGCCGTCAACATTTTACTATTCAGCCCCTCCTTCGCGTAGGTTATGACATCGTACAGCGCGTCCTCTGTGCTTTTTTGCGCCGTGAAGCCGTATTGTCTGGGATTTAGGCCTGTTCCCTGCGCTAGCTCCCACGTCAGTcttttaaaaatcattttttcaaGGACTTTTCCCATTACCGGGAGCAGGCCTATGGGGCGATAGGATTTTGGTACCCCATAGTCTTCCTTTGAAGGTTTTGGGATGATTCTAATATGTGCCTCCTTCCAGCACTTTGGAAAGTATAGAAGCCGAAGGCACTGGTTAAACAGAGCCAGGATCGTGGGGCTGGTCCGGAATGCCCTGTGGCatgtggttaggttaggttaggttaggttaggttaggttaggttaggttaggttaggttaggttaggttaggttaggttaggttaggttaggttaggttaggttaggttaggttaggttaggttaggttaggttaggttaggttaggttaggttaggttaggttaggttaggttaggttaggttaggttaggttaggttaggttaggttaggttaggttaggttaggttaggttaggttaggttaggttaggttaggttaggttaggttaggttaggttaggttaggttaggttaggttaggttaggttaggttaggttaggttaggttaggttaggttaggttaggttaggttaggttaggttaggttaggttaggttaggttaggttaggttaggttaggttaggttaggttaggttaggttaggttaggttaggttaggttaggttaggttaggttaggttaggttaggttaggttaggttaggttaggttaggttaggttaggttaggttaggttaggttaggttaggttaggttaggttaggttaggttaggttaggttaggttaggttaggttaggttaggttaggttaggttaggttaggttaggttaggttaggttaggttaggttaggttaggttaggttaggttaggttaggttaggttaggttaggttaggttaggttaggttaggttaggttaggttaggttaggttaggttaggttaggttaggttaggttaggttaggttaggttaggttaggttaggttaggttaggttaggttaggttaggttaggttaggttaggttaggttaggttaggttaggttaggttaggttaggttaggttaggttaggttaggttaggttaggttaggttaggttaggttaggttaggttaggttaggttaggttaggttaggttaggttaggttaggttaggttaggttaggttaggttaggttaggttaggttaggttaggttaggttaggttaggttaggttaggttaggttaggttaggttaggttaggttaggttaggttaggttaggttaggttaggttaggttaggttaggttaggttaggttaggttaggttaggttaggttaggttaggttaggttaggttaggttaggttaggttaggttaggttaggttaggttaggttaggttaggttaggttaggttaggttaggttaggttaggttaggttaggttaggttaggttaggttaggttaggttaggttaggttaggttaggttaggttaggttaggttaggttaggttaggttaggttaggttaggttaggttaggttaggttaggttaggttaggttaggttaggttaggttaggttaggttaggttaggttaggttaggttaggttaggttaggttaggttaggttaggttaggttaggttaggttaggttaggttaggttaggttaggttaggttaggttaggttaggttaggttaggttaggttaggttaggttaggttaggttaggttaggttaggttaggttaggttaggttaggttaggttaggttaggttaggttaggttaggttaggttag
It encodes:
- the LOC134752526 gene encoding uncharacterized protein LOC134752526, whose product is MIFKRLTWELAQGTGLNPRQYGFTAQKSTEDALYDVITYAKEGLNSKMLTAIVSLDDGAWWPIILRELGTHCGDQWLMGIVSSYLEDRNVTLNYLGKTVRRRTERGCIQGSIGGPLLWNLQLDPLLREAEGGSAQLQAFADDIVIMARANTTEELNRKINDALEMVARWGMKHKLRFAPHKTQAILITRKLKYDTPTFQMMSTQIALDNKLKLLGLTIDENLGFGLHIENVSTKALNLFKVVSRMAKTRWGLNPDILKTIYYTVVEPTILYAAGAWGSVATRVHARKKLDRITRAFGIKIAKAHRTVSTVSAAILSQIIPLDLRLQEQKELYEVKRGKTLPELPEGKLQPRAHPSILPHPADRKRLTFSLTKTEEDLTEGPSQGDTWRVYTDGSKIQGKVGGAITWWSGGEERDSTSFRLADHCSVYQAEMMALYQATSMAKDKEHRTVIYCDSRSSLQAVADPNSLNPIAVKIRENLEEALTWGNPIELSWIKAHVGLEGNERADQLAKAAALDPEKTPLYNKFPLSFAKRIIRARTLRRWQSRYEETERASGTKLFFRDVRGAKRIMERLGNRNTIAQLLTGHGGFKQYLHRFKLSNDPHCSCDGQTVETVTHILTECPRYGPERYACECAIDMSVTEGNFVRMLEDDGIRKHFVDFAEGVIRRAARQNGATAV